One part of the Engraulis encrasicolus isolate BLACKSEA-1 chromosome 17, IST_EnEncr_1.0, whole genome shotgun sequence genome encodes these proteins:
- the dkk1b gene encoding dickkopf-related protein 1b, whose translation MATDMLPLSTIIALFLTLSANIAFAGSVLFNSNAIKNIPGVASSPHTVSVSPEELTLDSGTQNLAIDTLQPVLCAADEECSEDEYCLVSRRACLQCKRRRKRCTRDAMCCPGNFCSNGLCTANDPDLVQHTGIDELLLPGSPVEDNSTVEVQAKATPHHDISQTQKGHEGDTCLRSSDCAEGYCCARHFWSRICKPVLREGQVCTRHKRKGSHGLEIFQRCDCADGLSCRSQRATEPGPHHNGKAARSLHTCQRH comes from the exons ATGGCTACAGACATGCTGCCTCTGTCAACTATCATCGCCTTGTTTTTGACGCTGAGCGCTAACATTGCGTTTGCAGGATCTGTCTTGTTCAACTCCAATGCGATTAAAAACATTCCTGGAGTAGCGAGTTCCCCTCACACCGTCAGCGTTAGCCCGGAGGAACTGACACTTGACAGTGGGACTCAGAACTTGGCCATCGACACATTGCAG CCTGTCCTCTGCGCTGCCGACGAAGAATGCTCCGAGGATGAATACTGCCTGGTGTCTCGGCGCGCTTGCCTTCAGTGCAAGAGACGCAGAAAGAGATGTACTCGGGACGCCATGTGTTGCCCTGGCAATTTCTGCAGCAACG GTCTGTGCACAGCCAATGATCCTGACCTTGTTCAGCACACTGGGATTGATGAGCTGCTGCTCCCAGGCAGTCCAGTGGAGGACAACTCGACAGTGGAGGTTCAAGCCaaagccacaccacaccatgaCATCAGCCAGACTCAAAAAG GTCATGAGGGTGACACCTGCCTGAGGTCATCCGACTGCGCCGAGGGCTACTGCTGCGCCCGGCACTTCTGGTCGCGGATCTGCAAGCCGGTGCTGCGCGAGGGCCAGGTGTGCACCAGGCACAAGCGCAAGGGCAGCCACGGCCTGGAGATCTTCCAGCGGTGCGACTGCGCAGACGGGCTCTCTTGCCGGTCGCAGAGAGCCACGGAGCCGGGGCCCCACCACAACGGCAAAGCGGCCCGGAGCCTCCACACCTGCCAACGACATTGA